Proteins encoded in a region of the Saccharopolyspora phatthalungensis genome:
- a CDS encoding DegT/DnrJ/EryC1/StrS family aminotransferase, with protein sequence MNRSTGAVPFLDLVDINAELHADLEVAWKAVLQHGRFVGGPEVERFEKQFAEYCESRSCVGVANGTDAIELILTALGIGGGDDVIVPANTFVATAEAVHAAGARPVFVDVRPDTLLIDPAAAAAAVNRRTAAIIGVHLFGQMVDVPTLSSLADRYGLAFIEDAAQAHGARYNGHPAGSVGCAAGFSFYPGKNLGALGDGGAVVTSDIELADRVRRLANHGRAAHDRHCHELSGRNSRLDSIQAAALSLKLARLDSDNARRRELMRRYRESLPSSFEPVAVDPAAEHVYHLAVVRTPQREQVGAALSAAGVGWGVHYPVPCHRQPAFPGCEERLPVAEEAATQILSLPISPTLGDDDVVRVCDALRGVWP encoded by the coding sequence ATGAACAGGAGCACCGGTGCGGTCCCCTTCCTGGACCTCGTCGACATCAACGCCGAGCTGCACGCGGATCTGGAAGTGGCGTGGAAGGCGGTCCTCCAACACGGCCGGTTCGTCGGCGGGCCGGAAGTCGAACGGTTCGAGAAGCAGTTCGCCGAGTACTGCGAGTCGCGCAGTTGTGTCGGTGTGGCCAACGGCACCGACGCCATCGAACTGATCTTGACCGCGCTGGGCATCGGAGGCGGCGACGACGTCATCGTTCCGGCGAACACCTTCGTCGCCACCGCGGAAGCGGTGCATGCGGCCGGGGCGCGGCCGGTATTCGTCGATGTCCGCCCCGACACGCTGCTGATCGATCCCGCGGCGGCCGCCGCAGCGGTGAACCGACGTACCGCAGCGATCATCGGGGTCCACCTGTTCGGCCAAATGGTCGATGTGCCAACGCTGAGCTCGCTCGCGGACCGCTACGGTCTCGCGTTCATCGAGGACGCGGCACAGGCGCACGGAGCGCGCTACAACGGACACCCTGCCGGAAGTGTCGGATGCGCCGCCGGTTTCAGCTTCTATCCCGGGAAGAACCTAGGGGCGCTGGGCGATGGCGGCGCCGTCGTCACCAGCGACATCGAGTTGGCCGACCGGGTGCGGCGCCTTGCCAACCACGGTCGGGCCGCGCACGACCGGCACTGCCACGAGCTGTCAGGGCGCAACAGCAGGCTCGACAGCATCCAGGCCGCTGCGCTGTCGTTGAAACTCGCGCGCCTGGACTCGGACAACGCGCGTCGGCGCGAACTCATGCGCCGGTACCGGGAATCGCTGCCGTCGTCCTTCGAGCCAGTCGCCGTGGACCCCGCAGCCGAGCACGTGTACCACCTCGCGGTCGTGCGGACTCCGCAGCGGGAACAGGTAGGTGCGGCGCTCTCCGCGGCCGGTGTGGGGTGGGGCGTGCACTACCCGGTTCCGTGCCATCGGCAACCGGCTTTCCCCGGATGCGAGGAACGGCTTCCCGTCGCTGAAGAGGCCGCCACGCAGATCTTGTCCCTGCCCATCTCCCCGACGCTCGGCGACGACGACGTCGTGCGGGTATGCGATGCATTGCGAGGTGTCTGGCCTTGA
- a CDS encoding IS5 family transposase produces the protein MCNCDTGGDDRRSCYPSSLTDEVWAVLEPLMPVRDRRKGGAARRYGDRLVLDAVFFVLRSGCQWRMIPRDLLPWDAAYRWFRTWAADGTIDRVHDALRDQVRIQAGRQADPSAAVLDAQSIKSSEGGQARGFDMGKKTTGRKRHLIVDTLGLLLVVMVTSASVQDRVGGREILQRLAARFPSIALVWADGGYANSIVNGLLAWAKEKLGLVLEIVKRSDDVKGFQVLPRRWVVERTFGWLIRHRRLARDYERRTVNSETMIKLAMIRLMATRLAGQTVQWSNTTEREAARRLTVETHLAA, from the coding sequence GTGTGCAACTGCGATACCGGCGGGGATGATCGCCGCTCATGTTATCCGTCCAGTCTGACCGATGAGGTGTGGGCGGTCCTGGAACCGTTGATGCCGGTACGAGACCGCCGAAAGGGCGGTGCCGCAAGGAGATACGGCGATCGTCTGGTGCTGGACGCGGTCTTCTTCGTGCTGCGCTCGGGCTGTCAGTGGCGGATGATTCCCCGCGATCTGCTGCCCTGGGACGCCGCCTACCGCTGGTTTCGGACCTGGGCGGCTGACGGCACCATCGACCGTGTTCACGACGCGCTGCGCGATCAGGTCCGTATCCAGGCCGGGCGCCAGGCGGACCCGTCGGCGGCGGTGCTCGATGCCCAGTCCATCAAAAGCAGTGAGGGCGGCCAAGCGCGCGGGTTCGATATGGGCAAGAAAACGACAGGCCGCAAACGGCACCTGATCGTGGACACCCTCGGCCTGCTGCTGGTCGTCATGGTCACCTCCGCGTCGGTCCAGGACCGCGTCGGCGGGCGGGAGATCCTGCAACGCCTGGCCGCCCGGTTCCCCTCGATCGCGCTGGTCTGGGCCGATGGCGGATACGCCAACTCCATCGTCAACGGCCTACTGGCCTGGGCGAAGGAAAAACTCGGACTGGTACTGGAAATCGTCAAACGCAGCGACGATGTCAAGGGGTTCCAGGTGCTACCGCGCAGGTGGGTGGTCGAACGAACTTTTGGGTGGCTGATCCGTCATCGCCGCCTCGCACGAGACTACGAACGCCGGACCGTCAACTCCGAAACCATGATCAAGCTCGCGATGATCCGCCTCATGGCCACCCGGCTGGCCGGCCAGACCGTCCAGTGGTCCAACACCACCGAACGCGAAGCCGCCCGCCGACTCACCGTGGAGACCCATCTCGCAGCGTAA
- a CDS encoding chitinase produces MPKMRALFMTLVIGWAFISCGAHGDSASRSTAAVTSAPYFFFGWGNPPDPVAVMKETGVKAFTLAFILSGNGCDPAWDAERPLDGHDATQIKRIRDAGGDVAVSMGGSAQEGRKLGEVCPNEQSLADAYQKVIDAYQLKAIDVNIEKGEFKSPEAQDRELGALKILKQRNPELKTTLAFPTERTGPSDFGKRLIRRAYEIGAGIDVFTIMPFNFGGTDMTRDTISATEGLVSEIASIFGIPIEEAYRKAGISSKNGGLEETVWLKDFYNFLDYANLRRLGRFTFWAVNRDRPGDPSHDAGSGIPQFDWDFTKVVARYHSTEP; encoded by the coding sequence ATGCCGAAGATGCGCGCGCTTTTCATGACCCTCGTGATCGGTTGGGCGTTCATCTCGTGCGGAGCGCACGGCGACAGCGCTTCCCGGAGCACGGCCGCGGTGACTTCAGCGCCGTATTTTTTCTTCGGGTGGGGCAACCCCCCCGACCCGGTTGCGGTGATGAAGGAAACTGGCGTCAAGGCGTTCACTCTTGCTTTCATCCTGTCCGGTAATGGCTGTGATCCCGCATGGGACGCCGAACGTCCGCTGGACGGCCACGATGCCACTCAGATCAAAAGAATCCGCGATGCGGGCGGTGACGTCGCCGTATCCATGGGGGGCAGCGCCCAGGAGGGACGAAAGCTGGGCGAGGTTTGCCCGAACGAGCAGTCCCTGGCGGACGCGTACCAGAAGGTCATCGACGCCTACCAGCTCAAAGCGATCGACGTGAACATCGAGAAGGGCGAATTCAAATCCCCTGAAGCGCAAGACCGCGAACTCGGCGCGCTGAAGATCCTCAAGCAGCGCAACCCGGAGCTGAAGACGACCCTCGCATTCCCCACGGAACGTACCGGCCCGAGCGACTTCGGCAAGCGGCTCATCCGACGAGCGTACGAAATCGGCGCCGGCATCGATGTCTTCACGATCATGCCGTTCAATTTCGGGGGCACCGACATGACCCGCGATACGATCTCGGCCACCGAAGGGCTCGTGTCGGAGATCGCCAGCATCTTCGGAATACCGATCGAAGAGGCGTACCGCAAGGCCGGCATTTCGTCTAAGAACGGTGGGCTCGAGGAAACCGTGTGGTTGAAGGACTTCTACAATTTCCTGGACTACGCCAACCTCCGACGCCTTGGCCGATTCACCTTCTGGGCGGTCAACCGCGACCGGCCCGGCGACCCGAGTCATGACGCGGGGAGCGGGATCCCCCAGTTCGACTGGGACTTCACCAAGGTCGTAGCTCGCTACCACTCCACGGAGCCCTGA
- a CDS encoding phenylacetate--CoA ligase family protein has translation MRAVLRHAQEEVPYYRDVLAGRNVDGVDLAELPVIDKAKMRLCMDNFLSRGWRDIPHIAKKTGGSTGDPFQYPLDKRAWTHIYAANLYFWERTGYRYGDRLVMVGSPPSLQSASEGVKSRLRARLEGRVVSAAGCRIDPETSLERALTAGRAGGVLWYGYASHVAAMADAVLESRVRVPSPKAIITTAELLFPTWRERIEQAFEAPLRDQYGCNDGGIMSQECSHGRLHLAENVSIVEILDHAGRRCPPGEEGDVVVTNLHARTLPFLRYRIGDRAVLGAGTCPCGTEGTFLERVVGRQGDSLQLPNGKHISMHALGKCLFGARHVRRYQFVQPDPRRVQVRLEAEPGFDEDERSMIIGEVRRLVGSIVDVDLTTDEPMERTRGGKHRVVVRTFDGEPGQPMVW, from the coding sequence TTGCGCGCTGTCTTGCGGCACGCGCAGGAAGAGGTGCCGTACTACCGTGACGTGCTGGCCGGGCGGAACGTGGATGGGGTGGACCTCGCCGAGCTCCCCGTGATAGACAAGGCGAAGATGCGGCTATGCATGGACAATTTCTTGAGCCGGGGATGGCGAGACATTCCGCACATCGCCAAGAAGACCGGTGGAAGCACCGGCGACCCGTTCCAGTACCCGCTCGACAAGCGCGCCTGGACGCACATCTACGCGGCGAACCTGTACTTCTGGGAACGCACCGGCTACCGCTACGGGGACCGCCTGGTAATGGTGGGTTCTCCGCCCTCATTGCAGTCCGCGAGCGAGGGTGTGAAGTCTCGCTTGCGCGCTCGCTTGGAGGGGCGCGTGGTCTCCGCAGCGGGATGCCGCATCGACCCGGAGACGAGCCTGGAACGCGCGCTCACCGCCGGGCGCGCGGGGGGAGTGCTCTGGTACGGATACGCGAGCCATGTCGCAGCGATGGCCGACGCCGTACTGGAATCCCGTGTGCGCGTGCCCTCGCCGAAGGCGATCATCACGACGGCTGAGCTGTTGTTCCCGACCTGGCGCGAGCGCATCGAGCAAGCCTTCGAGGCGCCACTGCGCGACCAATACGGGTGCAACGACGGCGGCATCATGTCGCAAGAATGCTCACACGGTCGGCTTCACCTCGCCGAGAACGTATCGATCGTAGAGATCCTCGACCACGCTGGACGCCGGTGTCCACCGGGTGAGGAGGGTGACGTGGTCGTGACGAACCTGCACGCCCGGACGCTGCCCTTCCTGCGGTACCGGATCGGGGACCGGGCCGTGCTGGGCGCGGGGACATGTCCATGTGGCACGGAAGGTACGTTCCTGGAGCGGGTGGTCGGTCGGCAGGGCGACAGTTTGCAATTGCCGAACGGCAAGCACATTTCCATGCACGCGCTCGGAAAATGCTTGTTCGGTGCCCGTCACGTGCGTCGCTACCAGTTCGTCCAGCCGGATCCCCGTCGCGTCCAAGTGCGTCTGGAGGCCGAACCGGGTTTCGACGAGGATGAGCGCTCGATGATAATCGGCGAGGTCCGACGCCTGGTGGGCAGCATAGTCGATGTCGACCTGACGACCGACGAGCCGATGGAACGCACTCGGGGCGGCAAACATCGCGTAGTCGTGCGGACCTTCGACGGGGAACCGGGTCAGCCGATGGTCTGGTAG
- a CDS encoding helix-turn-helix domain-containing protein has protein sequence MTTRDARSLSPEALEELRRRAVAAVESGVSQAEVARLLGVSRKTVGAWVRAYRLRGEESFRSRVRGRRPGQQLALSPAQQARTIKKIVAGTPDRHGLSHALWSRHAVAELINREHGILLSPVTVGQNLARWGLTDEPYLKDRMRARVTAVLPRQRGAAAVDEAWIPEAEVLWMAWTRPTLLGSLAVMVLILGEPD, from the coding sequence ATGACAACACGTGACGCGCGCAGTCTCTCCCCTGAAGCGCTGGAAGAACTACGTCGTCGGGCCGTCGCCGCGGTCGAGTCAGGTGTGTCCCAAGCCGAGGTGGCACGCCTGCTCGGCGTGTCCCGCAAGACGGTCGGGGCATGGGTGCGGGCCTATCGGCTGAGGGGCGAAGAATCCTTTCGCTCCAGGGTTCGCGGTCGGCGGCCAGGCCAGCAGCTCGCCCTTTCCCCGGCACAGCAAGCGCGGACGATCAAGAAGATCGTCGCCGGTACCCCCGACCGGCACGGCCTGTCCCACGCACTGTGGAGTCGGCACGCCGTCGCCGAACTGATCAACCGCGAGCACGGCATCCTGCTCAGCCCGGTGACCGTGGGCCAGAACCTGGCGCGCTGGGGCCTGACCGACGAGCCGTACCTGAAGGACCGGATGCGCGCGCGAGTCACGGCCGTCCTGCCTCGCCAGCGGGGCGCGGCCGCCGTGGACGAGGCGTGGATCCCAGAGGCCGAGGTGCTGTGGATGGCTTGGACCCGGCCCACGCTGTTGGGCAGTTTGGCCGTGATGGTTCTAATTCTGGGTGAGCCGGATTGA
- a CDS encoding Imm1 family immunity protein, producing the protein MTASTSDLLRSNDIDVRQLPPDVDLVDAIRQLSQDPELGCPWSWTLSNLRDDLPWYEQPALSVGVRDSETGALAWQDQPPMVPANGTNAEPIDYWLGGLHHTPMDAHTEVPIELVLRAVAEYVRTGERPTCVEWIAAR; encoded by the coding sequence ATGACGGCGAGTACGAGCGATCTGCTACGGAGCAACGACATCGATGTTCGGCAGCTTCCGCCGGATGTTGATCTGGTCGACGCAATTCGGCAACTGAGCCAAGATCCGGAGCTCGGCTGTCCTTGGTCGTGGACGTTGTCGAACCTCCGCGATGATCTTCCGTGGTACGAGCAACCGGCGTTGTCGGTGGGCGTTCGCGACTCCGAGACGGGCGCGCTCGCCTGGCAGGATCAACCGCCGATGGTTCCGGCGAACGGAACCAATGCGGAGCCGATCGACTACTGGCTAGGCGGGCTTCACCACACGCCGATGGACGCGCACACGGAGGTGCCGATCGAGCTCGTACTACGGGCCGTCGCCGAGTACGTACGCACTGGCGAGCGCCCGACGTGTGTTGAGTGGATCGCGGCGCGCTAA
- a CDS encoding DddA-like double-stranded DNA deaminase toxin gives MIAPTGERGNDRGLMSALEEVDQGLANAVGKLDVALPQMDQALTAWEEGRDALVWAFTGSTDPEAAEAVQTQEWAIETLTEARRMLAAVRERIEQYRRSIGAGASSAAGNTPPQPERPAAPKPPPNAVGVDGSEYPAAAAWAVDEGLPPRVQRGAGSPTVGYVRVNGLPTRVQSGADGFSDMVDQRLQEIGVRRPLDLRRHVEMKIAAMMTRTGDQHQEVVINHAPCGSEPGQTRGCHDMLERFLPRGRSMTVHGTTADGKPFSHTYHGKGS, from the coding sequence ATGATCGCGCCGACCGGCGAACGCGGCAACGATCGGGGGCTCATGTCTGCGTTGGAAGAGGTCGACCAGGGGTTAGCGAACGCCGTCGGCAAACTCGACGTGGCGCTCCCCCAGATGGACCAAGCACTCACAGCGTGGGAGGAGGGGCGAGACGCGCTCGTTTGGGCGTTCACGGGTTCCACCGACCCGGAGGCGGCCGAGGCAGTCCAGACGCAGGAATGGGCGATCGAGACGCTGACGGAGGCACGGCGGATGTTGGCGGCGGTGCGGGAACGGATCGAGCAGTATCGCCGGAGCATCGGTGCGGGGGCGAGCTCGGCCGCCGGGAACACGCCGCCGCAACCGGAGCGCCCAGCCGCGCCGAAGCCTCCGCCGAACGCTGTCGGTGTCGACGGGTCGGAGTACCCAGCGGCGGCGGCGTGGGCGGTCGACGAAGGCTTACCGCCACGTGTGCAGCGTGGCGCGGGCTCGCCGACGGTCGGCTACGTCCGTGTGAACGGGCTCCCGACGCGGGTTCAGTCCGGGGCTGACGGATTCTCGGACATGGTCGACCAACGCCTACAGGAGATCGGCGTTCGCCGCCCGCTTGACCTGCGACGGCACGTCGAAATGAAGATCGCGGCGATGATGACCCGGACCGGTGATCAACATCAGGAAGTCGTGATCAACCACGCCCCGTGTGGTTCGGAGCCGGGGCAGACACGGGGATGCCATGACATGCTTGAACGGTTCTTGCCACGGGGGCGCTCGATGACCGTGCACGGAACGACGGCCGACGGGAAACCGTTCAGCCACACCTACCACGGGAAGGGATCATGA
- a CDS encoding aminoglycoside phosphotransferase: protein MAKRIQWADFPGSLIESISARTGPIIAGRAVTDGQNSPLAAVLETRNGRVFAKGLPSDHRMVITQAREAAAAPLVKGISPELLFWFDENGWKVNGFEHIDGRSAHYQPGSPDIDLVVDLMGVLSAIEIPAGPGPWKPIETRMRTYVDDPADAKIFAGSALTHTDWVPDNILISQGQAWLIDWAWATPAQSWTDPAFWLLRLMARGHSIAQAEAIAARLPAYAVADPEHVAVFAHANMNMWNEIDRDHPSPWATTMAATARAWSESRRGVSRR from the coding sequence TTGGCAAAACGTATCCAGTGGGCCGACTTTCCCGGCTCTCTCATCGAGTCGATCAGTGCCCGGACGGGGCCGATCATTGCGGGACGCGCCGTGACTGACGGGCAGAACTCGCCGCTAGCCGCCGTGCTGGAGACCCGCAACGGCCGGGTATTCGCGAAGGGCTTGCCGTCTGATCACCGGATGGTCATCACTCAGGCTCGTGAGGCCGCCGCCGCGCCGCTGGTCAAGGGGATTTCCCCGGAACTGCTGTTTTGGTTCGACGAAAACGGTTGGAAAGTCAACGGTTTCGAGCATATTGACGGCCGGTCGGCGCACTACCAGCCGGGCTCACCTGACATTGATCTGGTGGTTGATCTCATGGGCGTTTTGAGCGCCATTGAGATCCCGGCTGGTCCTGGTCCGTGGAAGCCCATAGAAACGCGCATGCGGACCTACGTCGATGATCCTGCCGACGCGAAGATTTTTGCCGGGTCGGCACTTACCCACACGGACTGGGTGCCGGACAACATCCTGATCTCACAAGGACAGGCGTGGCTGATCGACTGGGCATGGGCGACCCCGGCGCAATCCTGGACCGACCCGGCATTCTGGCTGCTGCGACTCATGGCCCGTGGACACAGCATTGCGCAGGCCGAAGCGATCGCGGCACGACTTCCCGCCTATGCCGTCGCTGATCCTGAGCATGTTGCCGTGTTCGCCCACGCGAACATGAACATGTGGAACGAGATTGATCGGGATCACCCCAGCCCGTGGGCAACGACGATGGCGGCGACCGCCCGCGCATGGTCCGAGAGCCGACGGGGCGTCTCGCGCCGCTGA